A genomic region of Mesobacillus jeotgali contains the following coding sequences:
- a CDS encoding DUF6123 family protein yields MRTVEDYLLHLKSKGFQLREDAIGFIYFGQQYTNSTDELTNTAIEITLKAQKGFDGSFYISLLETFASNKIHSRKAALQYVKKIELLAV; encoded by the coding sequence GTGCGGACAGTTGAAGATTACTTGCTTCATTTGAAGAGCAAAGGGTTCCAGTTGCGTGAGGACGCTATCGGCTTTATTTACTTTGGACAGCAATATACAAATTCTACCGATGAACTTACGAATACAGCCATTGAGATTACCTTAAAGGCTCAAAAAGGTTTTGATGGAAGCTTTTATATATCGTTGCTGGAAACCTTCGCTTCTAATAAAATCCATTCCCGCAAAGCAGCGTTGCAGTACGTTAAAAAAATCGAGCTTTTGGCCGTATAA
- the mntR gene encoding transcriptional regulator MntR, with amino-acid sequence MPTPSMEDYIEQIFILIEQKGYARVVDIAEALSVHPSSVTKMVQKLDKDQFVVYEKYRGLVLTPKGYKTGKRLVDRHELLEQLLKVIGVKDENIYNDVEGIEHHLSWDAIDRIGDLVQFFEEDKSRIQELRAIQKQNDEE; translated from the coding sequence ATGCCAACACCTAGTATGGAAGATTATATAGAACAGATATTTATTTTAATAGAACAAAAAGGATATGCCCGGGTAGTGGATATCGCGGAGGCATTATCGGTCCATCCCTCCTCAGTGACAAAAATGGTCCAGAAGCTGGATAAAGATCAGTTCGTTGTTTACGAGAAATATCGGGGGCTTGTACTGACTCCGAAAGGATATAAAACAGGCAAAAGGCTGGTAGATCGCCATGAACTGCTTGAGCAATTATTAAAGGTTATCGGCGTAAAGGATGAGAATATCTATAATGATGTCGAGGGAATTGAACATCATTTAAGCTGGGATGCAATCGACAGGATCGGAGACCTTGTACAGTTCTTTGAAGAAGATAAATCACGGATTCAAGAATTAAGGGCAATCCAAAAACAAAATGACGAAGAATAA
- a CDS encoding HD-GYP domain-containing protein, with the protein MKKTTPSALTSLTDHQIDALLDAIRNGNAIQDHTPQIAVNKKLDYISKKIDDASMQMEEIFDIVAKTGVVPVSEIKNEIMPVIRQAAEIPHIYHLFYELKAQDEYTYRHTVCVGIISTLIGKWLELDQSELHDLALGATLHDIGKARIPASILNKPGKLTREEYNEMKRHTVYGYRMLKDIPELNERVALIALQHHEREDGGGYPFSLRSEKIDELAKIVAIADVYHAMSSSRVYHQAEPFHIVISQMQNDVFGKFDPKIMLVFLFRIMDSLVGRRVLLSDGEEGTILMVDPFEPLRALIKTGDTLVDLRLNRGLRISRVLNDSIVGV; encoded by the coding sequence ATGAAGAAGACCACTCCATCCGCGTTGACGTCCTTGACTGATCATCAAATTGATGCATTATTGGATGCAATCAGGAATGGCAATGCCATTCAGGACCACACACCTCAGATTGCAGTAAATAAAAAGCTTGATTATATTTCAAAGAAAATCGATGATGCCTCCATGCAAATGGAAGAGATTTTCGATATCGTGGCAAAGACAGGAGTTGTTCCTGTTAGTGAAATCAAGAATGAGATCATGCCTGTCATCAGGCAGGCAGCAGAAATTCCCCATATCTATCACCTTTTCTACGAGCTAAAGGCACAAGATGAGTATACTTACAGGCACACAGTCTGTGTTGGCATCATCTCTACATTGATAGGGAAATGGCTTGAATTGGACCAATCGGAGCTGCATGACCTTGCCTTGGGAGCGACACTCCATGATATAGGGAAAGCTCGTATCCCTGCCAGCATCTTGAACAAGCCAGGCAAGCTTACACGGGAAGAATACAACGAAATGAAACGCCATACAGTGTATGGATACCGGATGTTGAAGGATATTCCAGAACTAAATGAAAGAGTCGCGCTGATTGCTCTGCAGCACCATGAGCGTGAGGATGGCGGAGGCTATCCGTTTAGCCTTCGCAGTGAAAAGATAGACGAGCTTGCAAAAATCGTCGCCATTGCTGATGTGTACCATGCGATGTCATCCTCAAGGGTCTATCATCAGGCGGAACCTTTCCATATTGTTATTTCCCAGATGCAAAACGATGTATTCGGAAAATTCGATCCGAAAATCATGCTCGTGTTCCTGTTTAGGATCATGGACAGCCTTGTCGGAAGACGTGTTCTCCTTAGCGATGGTGAAGAGGGGACAATCCTAATGGTTGACCCATTTGAGCCTTTAAGGGCACTGATTAAAACGGGAGATACACTCGTTGACCTGCGTCTTAATCGCGGCTTGAGGATTTCGAGAGTCTTAAATGATTCAATCGTAGGGGTATAA
- a CDS encoding DMT family transporter produces the protein MKASTFADLSLLFVALIWGATFVLVQNAISFLEPQAFNAVRFTLAAILLGLWLMLFEKDQLKKVDRKIILSGIMLGFFLFIGYAFQTLGLLYTTSSKAGFITGLSVVLVPLLMIGILKQRPSINSIVGVSAATAGLYLLTMSDVSSLNIGDGFVLICAAGFALHIVFTGKYSSSYPTLILTSVQISTVAALSAVSSVLFEDWKRAFNPEVIFSANVMIALLVTSILATALAFFIQTNFQKHTTATRVALIFAMEPVFAAITAYFWADERLTYSALVGCGLIFAGMVFAELPSGKFESFIRKFLPKKEADFKA, from the coding sequence ATGAAAGCATCAACCTTCGCGGATTTAAGCTTACTATTCGTAGCCCTGATCTGGGGCGCAACTTTTGTTCTTGTACAAAATGCAATTTCTTTTCTTGAGCCACAAGCCTTCAATGCTGTCCGCTTCACCCTGGCAGCAATCCTATTAGGGCTTTGGCTTATGCTTTTTGAAAAAGATCAGCTAAAAAAGGTCGATCGAAAAATAATTTTATCCGGAATAATGCTCGGCTTTTTTCTTTTCATTGGCTATGCATTCCAAACATTAGGCCTGTTGTATACAACCTCATCCAAGGCAGGCTTTATCACTGGTTTAAGTGTAGTCCTGGTACCATTGCTGATGATCGGCATCTTAAAACAGCGGCCAAGCATCAACTCAATAGTGGGTGTCTCTGCAGCGACTGCAGGTCTTTATCTTTTAACAATGTCAGATGTTTCAAGCCTTAACATTGGAGACGGCTTTGTCCTCATATGTGCAGCTGGTTTTGCTTTGCACATCGTTTTTACCGGAAAATACAGCAGCAGCTATCCAACTCTCATTTTGACGTCAGTCCAAATCTCAACTGTTGCTGCCCTATCTGCAGTATCTTCTGTCCTATTCGAGGATTGGAAAAGGGCATTCAACCCTGAGGTCATTTTTTCAGCGAATGTCATGATTGCCCTGTTGGTTACATCTATACTTGCAACTGCACTGGCGTTTTTCATCCAGACCAATTTCCAGAAACATACGACGGCTACTCGAGTTGCCTTGATTTTTGCAATGGAGCCAGTCTTTGCGGCCATTACCGCTTACTTTTGGGCCGATGAACGCCTGACATACAGTGCCCTGGTCGGTTGTGGACTAATTTTTGCCGGGATGGTTTTCGCGGAGTTGCCTTCTGGCAAATTCGAAAGCTTTATCCGTAAGTTCCTTCCAAAAAAAGAGGCTGATTTCAAAGCATAA
- a CDS encoding class I SAM-dependent methyltransferase encodes MDTFDWKVESEKQWDSMAASWNSRSRGMWESGSRKDIVPFIKEFVPTGSLVCDLGCGDGTGSEKLAEEGYVVTGIDVSEEMLERARLNSRSEKCIFNKGDLSDCGSPDNHFDAVMAINSIEWTKQPYESLNEMVRILKPNGYSCIGILGPTARPRTNSFRRLYGEEVICNTIMPWELEKLALENGWRKAGEFGVFKKAAEQLPHGSLPVELQQSLSFMWVFMFQVLK; translated from the coding sequence ATGGATACATTTGATTGGAAAGTGGAATCTGAAAAGCAATGGGACAGTATGGCAGCATCTTGGAATTCAAGAAGCAGAGGAATGTGGGAATCCGGGAGCCGGAAGGATATAGTGCCATTCATTAAGGAGTTTGTTCCAACTGGTTCCCTAGTTTGTGATTTAGGGTGCGGAGATGGAACAGGTTCGGAAAAGTTGGCCGAAGAAGGCTATGTGGTCACCGGAATCGATGTATCCGAGGAGATGCTTGAGAGAGCCAGGCTGAACTCGCGAAGTGAGAAATGTATTTTTAATAAAGGGGACCTTTCGGATTGTGGAAGCCCCGATAATCATTTTGATGCGGTTATGGCCATTAATTCAATAGAATGGACGAAACAACCCTATGAGTCCTTAAATGAAATGGTTCGCATACTCAAGCCAAATGGATATTCCTGTATAGGAATTCTCGGCCCAACTGCAAGGCCGAGGACGAACAGCTTCAGGAGACTATATGGAGAAGAGGTAATCTGCAACACGATCATGCCATGGGAGCTGGAAAAGCTGGCACTTGAAAATGGCTGGAGAAAAGCAGGGGAATTCGGAGTATTCAAAAAAGCCGCAGAGCAGCTCCCGCACGGTTCATTGCCGGTAGAGCTGCAGCAATCTCTATCATTTATGTGGGTTTTCATGTTTCAGGTTTTAAAATAA
- a CDS encoding 5'-3' exonuclease, whose product MLVDGMALLFRAFYATAVSGQFMINSKGVPTNAIHGFIKHFATAVANFKPTHTAVCWDMGSKTFRTEMFDNYKANRPEAPVELLPQFDLVKEVVEALDVPNIGLPGYEADDCIGTIARTAREVDSVTILTGDKDILQLIDDRISVILLQKGYGNYLVHDRNTLFADKGIWPEQMIDLKAFMGDPSDNYPGVRGIGEKTAIKLLQEHGDVEGVIANLHQLTKSQRAKIEADLDMLHLSRQLAEIKCDVPVECKMDDARFKIDREKLLSKFNEVELKGLHRLFEYETMHA is encoded by the coding sequence ATGCTAGTTGACGGGATGGCTTTATTGTTCAGAGCATTCTATGCAACAGCTGTTTCCGGACAGTTCATGATAAATTCCAAAGGGGTCCCTACAAATGCGATCCACGGTTTCATCAAACACTTTGCGACTGCAGTTGCAAATTTCAAGCCTACCCATACTGCTGTATGCTGGGATATGGGCAGTAAAACCTTCCGGACTGAAATGTTCGATAATTATAAAGCGAATAGACCTGAGGCACCTGTTGAGCTGCTGCCACAGTTTGACCTTGTCAAAGAGGTAGTGGAAGCTCTGGATGTGCCCAACATTGGCTTGCCGGGCTACGAGGCGGATGACTGTATAGGGACGATTGCCAGAACGGCTAGGGAAGTGGATTCCGTTACGATCCTGACAGGGGATAAAGATATTCTCCAGCTGATCGATGACCGGATTTCTGTCATCCTGTTACAGAAGGGCTATGGCAATTATCTAGTCCACGATCGCAATACCCTTTTTGCCGATAAGGGGATCTGGCCTGAACAGATGATTGATTTGAAAGCATTCATGGGAGACCCGAGTGATAACTATCCTGGCGTTCGCGGGATCGGTGAAAAGACCGCTATTAAGCTGCTTCAGGAACATGGGGATGTAGAAGGTGTCATCGCGAACCTGCATCAACTGACCAAATCACAAAGAGCTAAAATCGAAGCTGACCTTGATATGCTTCATTTAAGCAGACAGCTAGCTGAAATCAAATGTGATGTACCTGTTGAATGCAAGATGGATGATGCTAGATTTAAGATTGACCGGGAAAAGCTTCTTTCTAAGTTCAATGAAGTTGAACTTAAAGGGCTGCACCGTCTGTTCGAATACGAAACGATGCACGCTTAA
- a CDS encoding divergent PAP2 family protein, which translates to MNKGAVIAISSIGLAQALKIPFHYAKTQEWKPDLFLASGGMPSSHSAGVSSLTTYVALTKGVRSIDFALSLVYGMIVMYDAQGIRRQTGELTLKVNDLDELIDKIHEDDPVEFEEKSPDPLKEMLGHQPKEVLGGALFGMAMGFAGYLLTKKR; encoded by the coding sequence ATGAATAAAGGCGCAGTTATTGCTATCTCGAGTATTGGCCTTGCTCAGGCCTTAAAAATACCGTTTCATTACGCAAAGACACAGGAGTGGAAACCAGATTTATTTTTGGCCAGCGGCGGAATGCCCAGCTCCCATTCAGCTGGTGTGTCATCTTTAACCACATATGTTGCACTTACAAAAGGCGTACGCTCGATTGACTTCGCATTGTCACTTGTGTATGGCATGATTGTCATGTATGATGCACAGGGCATAAGGAGACAAACAGGAGAACTGACATTGAAAGTTAATGATCTTGATGAATTGATTGATAAGATTCACGAGGATGACCCAGTAGAATTTGAAGAAAAGTCTCCAGACCCATTAAAGGAAATGCTAGGCCATCAGCCAAAGGAAGTACTTGGCGGAGCCCTTTTTGGCATGGCGATGGGATTTGCTGGATATCTTTTAACGAAAAAACGGTAG
- a CDS encoding reverse transcriptase-like protein: MKYKLEWEYKPKGIDPILFSSDFLDGEHALQAGEELEKSGKAGGISFIDEIGTSWTLKEMRKLLEEVEEEPHDLTVYFDGGFDNYNHKAGLGAIIYFKQGKKKYRLRANEVFDELETNNEAEYAALYFALTILEEMGVRNMTCDIKGDSQVVLKQLEGEWPSYEETLNRWLDRIEKKIKDLGLHPRYNPVGRKENKEADKLATQALQGKMINSKMQIL; the protein is encoded by the coding sequence ATGAAATATAAATTGGAGTGGGAATACAAACCTAAAGGAATAGATCCGATCCTATTCAGCTCTGATTTCCTTGATGGCGAGCATGCGCTTCAGGCCGGTGAAGAATTAGAAAAATCGGGTAAAGCTGGAGGAATCTCTTTTATAGATGAAATCGGTACTTCGTGGACATTGAAGGAAATGAGAAAGCTTCTTGAAGAAGTAGAAGAAGAACCTCATGATCTTACTGTTTATTTTGACGGTGGTTTTGATAACTATAATCATAAAGCAGGACTTGGGGCCATAATCTACTTCAAACAGGGAAAAAAGAAGTACAGATTGCGTGCCAATGAAGTTTTCGATGAGCTTGAAACGAATAATGAAGCAGAATATGCTGCTCTATATTTTGCCCTTACCATTCTTGAAGAAATGGGTGTCAGGAACATGACCTGTGACATCAAAGGAGATTCCCAGGTTGTATTGAAGCAGCTGGAAGGGGAGTGGCCTAGCTATGAAGAAACCCTTAACCGCTGGCTCGACAGAATCGAGAAAAAAATTAAAGACCTCGGCTTGCATCCAAGATACAATCCGGTAGGCAGAAAAGAAAATAAAGAGGCAGATAAATTGGCGACACAGGCACTGCAGGGTAAAATGATCAACAGCAAAATGCAAATATTATAA
- the sspL gene encoding small, acid-soluble spore protein L, with protein sequence MSKKGNRGTKAPGVNPQGYGQDAEFAEEPKSKLENAAKKKNTK encoded by the coding sequence ATGAGCAAAAAGGGAAACAGAGGAACAAAGGCACCCGGGGTAAATCCACAAGGTTATGGACAGGATGCAGAATTTGCTGAGGAACCAAAGTCAAAGCTTGAAAATGCCGCAAAGAAGAAGAATACAAAATAA
- a CDS encoding DUF3892 domain-containing protein, with product MEQEQLVAIHKNNAGEIISFQTSSGRIISYRKALQEANTGVISGVDIHEGADGTTLLSADGSGFDQYPDIY from the coding sequence TTGGAACAGGAACAATTGGTTGCCATACATAAAAATAACGCCGGTGAAATCATCAGTTTCCAGACATCGAGCGGAAGGATTATATCCTACCGTAAAGCTTTGCAGGAAGCCAACACAGGGGTAATTTCAGGAGTCGATATCCATGAAGGTGCAGATGGTACAACCTTGCTTTCAGCAGATGGATCTGGATTCGATCAGTACCCAGATATATATTAA
- a CDS encoding DNA topoisomerase III, with translation MKLIVAEKPDQGRTLASVFKMKKRDGFLEILPNEIFPKGAYVSWAIGHLTELSAPEHYNPSWKKWSLGTLPIIPENFKYEVVKSKAKQFQIIKKLATDPQVSEIIHAGDAGREGELIIRNILRLANCTKPMKRLWISSLTPKAIKEGFQNLLNESDTKNLYFEAYTRACADWVVGMNASRLYTLLLQNKGYSDVFSVGRVQTPTLALIVKRELEIENFVSEPFWEVNAKFNINGKKYSGKWEKDGDSRIKTKEMAEKIAAFCDGKSAEAAEVISEKKEFLPPLFYNLSAIQAEANRRFKMSPKKTLDILQGLYQRGIVSYPRSDSRYVTPGEAEGFPAILNKLQANPDYQQLFPLPNSSIQNNKRYVNEKKVTDHYAIIPTEQVPNLSRLSGDELKLYDLLTRTLIAAHYGPYMAEYTTIKTVVEARAEFISKGKVQLDEGWKKVLPQKDSDKEPELPAVQQGETGTVMKTEVKESKTQPPKRLTEGQLITLMKTAGKHIEDKELEKVLMKAEGLGTEATRAGIITMLKDRAYIEVRKNLVYATAKAKILVAAVGGQVLASPEMTAKWEQRLHQIGEGEASPKQFIEQTSKMIKHLVAETSEGSSGWTFSEELTNAFVPGKKGGRSRQTTNLGKCKKCDGMVVDKGTFYGCSNYQKTKCNFTLSKQILGKTVTQKNIKKLLTEGSTDVIEGFQGKDRTFNAKLYWDGDDSKLKFDIAAQPVNQGG, from the coding sequence ATGAAATTGATTGTTGCGGAAAAGCCTGACCAGGGCAGGACGCTGGCCTCCGTATTCAAAATGAAAAAAAGGGATGGATTCCTCGAGATACTTCCTAATGAAATTTTCCCTAAAGGTGCATACGTCTCATGGGCAATCGGGCATTTAACGGAATTGTCCGCACCAGAGCATTACAATCCATCATGGAAAAAATGGTCGCTTGGTACACTGCCAATCATTCCAGAAAACTTCAAGTATGAAGTTGTCAAATCAAAAGCAAAGCAATTCCAAATCATAAAAAAGCTCGCCACCGATCCACAGGTTTCTGAAATCATTCATGCGGGAGATGCTGGGCGCGAAGGTGAACTGATCATCAGGAATATCCTTCGCCTTGCCAACTGCACGAAGCCAATGAAAAGGTTGTGGATTTCCTCGCTGACACCAAAAGCGATCAAGGAAGGATTTCAAAATCTTTTGAATGAATCAGATACAAAAAATTTATACTTCGAAGCCTATACGCGAGCTTGTGCTGACTGGGTTGTCGGCATGAACGCATCGAGGCTGTACACACTATTGCTTCAAAACAAAGGCTATTCCGATGTTTTTTCAGTCGGGAGGGTACAGACTCCTACTCTCGCATTAATTGTTAAACGCGAGCTGGAGATTGAAAATTTTGTATCAGAACCCTTTTGGGAAGTGAACGCAAAGTTCAATATCAATGGCAAGAAATACAGCGGCAAATGGGAAAAAGATGGAGATTCACGGATCAAGACAAAAGAGATGGCCGAGAAAATTGCTGCTTTTTGCGATGGGAAGTCTGCAGAAGCCGCAGAAGTTATCTCTGAGAAAAAAGAATTTCTGCCCCCGCTGTTCTATAATCTTTCAGCGATCCAGGCCGAAGCGAATCGACGATTTAAAATGTCGCCGAAAAAGACGTTGGACATTTTACAGGGATTATATCAAAGGGGAATTGTTTCATATCCCCGTTCCGATTCCAGGTATGTAACCCCTGGGGAAGCAGAAGGCTTTCCTGCGATTCTGAATAAGCTTCAGGCTAATCCTGATTATCAGCAGCTTTTTCCATTGCCGAATTCATCGATTCAAAATAACAAACGCTATGTAAATGAAAAAAAAGTTACCGATCACTATGCAATCATTCCGACTGAACAAGTTCCTAACCTAAGCAGGCTCTCTGGGGACGAACTGAAATTATATGACTTGCTGACCAGGACACTGATTGCAGCGCACTACGGTCCATATATGGCAGAATATACAACAATCAAGACGGTTGTGGAGGCCAGGGCGGAATTCATTTCCAAGGGGAAAGTCCAGCTTGATGAAGGATGGAAAAAAGTGCTTCCTCAAAAAGATTCAGATAAAGAACCAGAGCTTCCTGCTGTCCAGCAAGGTGAAACGGGAACCGTCATGAAAACAGAGGTAAAGGAAAGCAAGACACAGCCGCCAAAGAGGCTGACTGAAGGCCAACTGATTACCCTTATGAAAACGGCAGGAAAGCATATTGAAGACAAGGAACTTGAAAAGGTCCTGATGAAAGCTGAAGGGCTTGGAACAGAAGCAACGAGAGCGGGCATCATTACGATGCTAAAGGATAGAGCGTATATAGAAGTCCGCAAAAACCTCGTTTATGCGACAGCCAAAGCGAAAATTCTCGTCGCCGCTGTGGGCGGACAAGTACTGGCATCTCCTGAAATGACAGCGAAATGGGAGCAGAGACTGCACCAAATTGGAGAGGGAGAAGCCTCTCCCAAACAGTTCATTGAGCAGACTTCGAAAATGATCAAACACCTTGTTGCTGAAACATCGGAAGGGTCCTCAGGCTGGACGTTTTCCGAAGAATTGACCAATGCTTTTGTACCTGGGAAGAAGGGTGGACGTTCCCGCCAAACTACAAACCTGGGAAAATGTAAAAAATGCGATGGCATGGTTGTGGACAAAGGGACCTTCTATGGCTGCTCAAACTATCAGAAAACAAAATGCAATTTCACACTCTCCAAGCAAATCCTTGGCAAGACGGTAACCCAGAAGAATATCAAAAAGCTGCTGACTGAAGGTAGCACGGATGTGATTGAAGGTTTCCAGGGCAAGGATAGAACCTTCAACGCCAAGCTATATTGGGATGGAGACGACAGTAAGCTTAAATTCGATATAGCAGCACAGCCTGTCAATCAAGGTGGATAG
- a CDS encoding DUF2711 family protein, whose amino-acid sequence MMTIEFFYPIGKEPEKDPVIELLPNEYCSASIIFYPFIKMPDSWVSADAPTNKEIYKSGSPISWREIQRRSNLNSISEVSKAVIAYLTGGLARGIYQRLDLFNKINENIEPNLFFPNEDEYSMLLIDDMLKVLGSKGAKKVLYNKLIEGSGVFELNKLTTEQKLYLCSGPMIIMDEYRDFSFTCYFDQASMVFFTKEDNLDCLKETKFEGVFLEKETPLIWENHQCTYFNYNRT is encoded by the coding sequence ATGATGACGATAGAGTTTTTTTATCCAATAGGAAAAGAACCGGAGAAGGACCCAGTCATTGAGCTTCTTCCGAATGAATACTGCTCAGCATCTATTATTTTTTATCCGTTTATTAAAATGCCTGATAGCTGGGTTTCCGCTGATGCACCAACCAATAAAGAAATTTACAAATCAGGCAGTCCGATAAGTTGGAGGGAAATTCAAAGGAGAAGTAATCTGAACAGCATTTCTGAAGTATCCAAGGCTGTTATAGCCTATTTGACTGGCGGATTGGCAAGGGGAATTTACCAGAGACTGGATTTGTTTAATAAAATAAACGAAAATATCGAACCAAATTTGTTCTTTCCTAATGAAGACGAATATTCGATGCTGTTAATAGACGACATGCTAAAGGTTCTAGGATCAAAAGGAGCAAAAAAAGTTTTATATAATAAATTGATAGAGGGTAGTGGAGTATTTGAACTAAATAAATTAACGACCGAACAAAAGTTATACCTTTGTTCAGGACCGATGATTATCATGGACGAATACCGGGATTTTTCTTTCACATGTTATTTTGACCAAGCCTCTATGGTTTTCTTTACGAAAGAAGATAACCTGGACTGTCTGAAAGAAACTAAATTTGAAGGTGTATTCTTAGAAAAAGAAACACCGCTCATTTGGGAGAATCATCAATGTACATATTTTAATTACAATAGAACATAA
- the cspD gene encoding cold-shock protein CspD, producing MQNGKVKWFNNEKGFGFIEVEGGDDVFVHFSAIQGDGYKSLEEGQEVSFEIVEGNRGPQAANVVKL from the coding sequence ATGCAAAACGGTAAAGTAAAATGGTTCAACAATGAAAAAGGTTTCGGCTTCATCGAAGTAGAAGGCGGAGACGATGTATTCGTTCACTTCTCAGCAATCCAGGGCGACGGATATAAGTCATTAGAAGAAGGTCAGGAAGTTTCTTTCGAAATCGTCGAAGGAAATCGCGGACCACAAGCTGCTAACGTAGTAAAACTATAA
- a CDS encoding reverse transcriptase-like protein has translation MFEVYIDGASAGNPGPSGAGIFIKGEGEVFRYSIPLGVMSNHEAEYHAFIKALEICLDKGFKVVSFRTDSQLVNAAVEKEFVKNKLYAPLLEKALMLASQFDLFFMKWVPSSENKSADDLARKAVRDNNMKGTEN, from the coding sequence TTGTTCGAAGTGTATATCGACGGTGCAAGTGCTGGCAACCCTGGTCCAAGCGGTGCTGGCATTTTTATTAAAGGTGAAGGGGAAGTTTTTAGATATTCCATTCCTCTTGGTGTAATGTCCAATCACGAAGCTGAATATCATGCATTTATAAAAGCATTGGAAATCTGCCTTGACAAAGGTTTTAAAGTTGTCTCCTTCAGAACCGATTCACAGCTGGTAAATGCAGCGGTTGAGAAAGAGTTCGTCAAAAATAAACTATATGCCCCCCTTTTGGAAAAAGCATTAATGCTTGCCAGTCAATTCGACCTCTTCTTCATGAAATGGGTTCCATCGAGTGAAAATAAGTCAGCTGACGATCTGGCAAGAAAAGCGGTAAGGGACAACAACATGAAAGGAACCGAAAACTAA
- a CDS encoding AIM24 family protein — MSRYSIEEFVNNTKQEDKGEGLFELETPRMLEVNLNGQVWSKAGAMVSYRGQIKFEREGVLEHGIGKMFKKALTGEGTSLMKANGNGKLYLADQGKKISILNLQNEAIFVNGNDLLAFEPSISWDIKLMRRVAGMLSGGLFNVRLEGTGMVAVTSHYEPLTLLVSPDNPVYTDPNATVAWSGNLQPEFVTDISFKTFLGRGSGESIQMKFSGEGFVVVQPFEEVYYAPQS; from the coding sequence ATGAGTCGTTATTCGATCGAAGAGTTTGTGAACAATACAAAGCAAGAGGATAAAGGGGAAGGATTATTTGAGCTGGAGACACCGAGAATGCTAGAGGTCAATCTGAATGGCCAGGTATGGTCAAAAGCTGGAGCTATGGTATCTTATCGAGGCCAGATCAAGTTTGAGCGTGAGGGAGTGCTGGAACACGGGATCGGCAAGATGTTTAAAAAGGCATTAACAGGTGAAGGTACTTCATTAATGAAAGCAAACGGTAATGGAAAGCTTTATTTGGCTGACCAGGGGAAGAAAATATCAATCTTGAATTTACAAAATGAGGCTATCTTCGTAAATGGCAATGACCTGCTGGCATTCGAACCTTCTATCAGCTGGGATATCAAGCTGATGCGCCGGGTGGCCGGAATGCTGTCAGGAGGTTTGTTCAATGTCCGTCTCGAGGGTACAGGTATGGTAGCGGTCACATCCCATTATGAACCGTTGACCCTGCTTGTCAGTCCGGATAATCCGGTTTATACAGACCCGAACGCAACAGTAGCCTGGTCTGGAAATCTCCAGCCTGAATTTGTAACAGATATTTCGTTCAAAACATTCCTTGGACGTGGAAGCGGCGAATCGATTCAGATGAAGTTCAGCGGAGAAGGCTTCGTTGTCGTCCAGCCATTTGAAGAAGTCTATTATGCTCCGCAAAGTTAG
- a CDS encoding zinc-finger domain-containing protein: protein MTRNEILAEVETLLTTYCNGCFLKKHHRQENGKRHAHRFCINECTVGEKIKKCGQKL from the coding sequence GTGACGCGTAATGAAATCCTTGCCGAGGTAGAAACATTGCTCACTACATACTGCAATGGCTGCTTCCTCAAAAAACACCACCGGCAAGAAAACGGTAAAAGGCATGCCCATCGGTTCTGTATCAATGAATGCACCGTTGGGGAAAAAATAAAAAAATGCGGGCAAAAATTGTAG